One window of Deltaproteobacteria bacterium genomic DNA carries:
- a CDS encoding NTP transferase domain-containing protein: MSVESNKVGSAVVLAGGRSSRMGRPKAMLPFGEEPLVTLVIRGLATLFSDIVLVAAPGQELPELPVTLVRDEVAHQGPVGGLCYGLRECRSAAAFVTSCDVPFLSLPLVSHLAARLPRHDVVVPHWEGRLQPLHAVYRRSVLPLLEGQLRRGELRPVFLYDKVRTLKLEEDEIRVLDPDGSSFFNMNTPDDYERALARWRAAANPSARPAGGRCEVELFGVARLRAGTSRVSVDLPDSATLAHVWSALARMLPALVGPVLNEAADGLTAGHVCNLNGRDFVRDGSRRVAPGDRVLLLSSDAGG; encoded by the coding sequence ATGAGCGTTGAATCGAACAAGGTCGGCTCGGCCGTCGTGCTGGCTGGCGGCAGGAGCAGCCGCATGGGCCGGCCCAAGGCCATGCTCCCGTTCGGGGAAGAGCCTCTGGTGACGCTCGTGATCCGCGGGCTGGCGACCTTGTTTTCGGATATCGTGCTCGTCGCCGCGCCCGGGCAGGAGTTGCCGGAACTGCCGGTGACTCTCGTGCGCGACGAGGTAGCCCATCAGGGGCCGGTGGGCGGCCTCTGCTACGGCCTTCGGGAGTGCCGGAGTGCGGCCGCGTTCGTGACTTCCTGCGACGTGCCGTTCCTCAGTCTTCCCCTGGTTTCCCACCTGGCCGCCCGGCTCCCGCGGCACGACGTGGTGGTGCCGCACTGGGAGGGGCGCCTTCAGCCGCTCCACGCGGTGTACCGGCGCTCGGTGCTGCCGTTGCTGGAGGGTCAGCTCCGGCGCGGCGAACTGCGTCCGGTCTTTCTCTACGACAAGGTGCGCACCCTCAAGCTGGAGGAGGACGAGATCCGCGTCCTGGATCCGGACGGTTCGAGCTTCTTCAACATGAACACCCCGGACGACTACGAGCGCGCCCTGGCGCGGTGGCGGGCGGCCGCGAATCCCTCGGCGCGCCCCGCCGGCGGCCGATGCGAGGTCGAGCTGTTCGGGGTCGCGCGCCTGCGCGCCGGCACGAGCCGCGTGTCCGTGGATCTCCCCGATTCGGCCACGCTGGCCCACGTATGGTCCGCGCTGGCGCGAATGCTGCCCGCGCTGGTGGGTCCGGTCCTCAACGAAGCGGCGGACGGCCTCACCGCCGGCCACGTGTGCAACCTCAACGGCCGGGACTTCGTGCGCGACGGCAGCCGCCGGGTGGCGCCGGGAGACCGTGTCTTGCTCCTTTCCAGCGACGCCGGAGGATGA
- a CDS encoding aldehyde ferredoxin oxidoreductase family protein, with protein MTVHGFHGRFLHVDLDSGRHRWRETGEERLRGFVGGIGLGTSLLYEFAPPGVEPLAPENPLVFASAPLAGTGLTTTAKYAVVTKSPLTGFIADSLSSSFFALALKAVGVDALVVTGRAPEPMYLFVRDGGVELRDARHLWGKSAADTENAVRDELEGAAVRVAAVGRAGENLVRFATISNEGRHAGRGGVGAVMGSKNLKAIALCGGKHVEVADPEGVAAVAATLRQRSLGTHTAKYREVGTVANLAVFDRLGALPTRNFQQPTFAAADALSGESLTETSFSRRNGCASCTIRCERLFKASSGGEQRMEYETLFALGPLCGLEDRDAVLEAARLCDEYGLDSISTGGTLAWAMECAERGLLPEAGNLRFGAAQAVLDAIPAMAERRGVGALLADGSRRAALVLGHGSLDWAMQVKGLELPGYEPRSLKTMALGLAVSPRGACHNRSGAYEADFSGKVDRLDSAPPRGALVAASEDFAAALDSLIVCKFLRNCFQDFYAEAADLLAKVTGWDYSAAELRLAAERIHTLKRCFNEREGWQPEDDALPPRVLTESLATGVAQGTRLTRDELRAMLRDYYDARGWDEDGRVSEVKLKALGLGRCAT; from the coding sequence ATGACCGTGCACGGGTTTCACGGCCGCTTCCTTCACGTGGACCTCGACTCGGGCCGTCACCGGTGGCGCGAGACCGGCGAGGAACGCCTGCGCGGCTTTGTCGGCGGCATCGGACTGGGCACCAGCCTGCTCTACGAATTCGCTCCGCCGGGCGTGGAACCCCTGGCGCCGGAGAACCCTCTCGTCTTCGCCAGCGCGCCGTTGGCGGGCACCGGGCTCACCACCACGGCCAAGTACGCGGTGGTGACGAAATCGCCCTTGACCGGTTTCATCGCGGATTCGCTCTCGTCCAGCTTCTTCGCGCTGGCGCTCAAGGCGGTCGGCGTCGACGCGCTCGTGGTCACCGGCCGGGCGCCGGAGCCCATGTACCTGTTCGTCCGGGACGGCGGCGTGGAGTTGCGCGACGCGCGCCATCTCTGGGGGAAGAGCGCGGCCGACACCGAGAACGCGGTGCGCGACGAATTGGAGGGTGCCGCGGTGCGGGTGGCGGCGGTGGGGCGGGCGGGGGAGAACCTCGTGCGCTTCGCCACCATCAGCAACGAGGGCCGGCACGCGGGCAGGGGCGGCGTGGGCGCGGTCATGGGCTCCAAGAACCTCAAGGCCATCGCCCTGTGCGGCGGCAAGCACGTTGAGGTGGCGGACCCCGAAGGCGTGGCGGCGGTCGCCGCCACCCTGCGCCAGCGCAGCCTGGGGACCCACACCGCCAAGTACCGCGAGGTGGGCACGGTGGCCAACCTGGCGGTGTTCGACCGACTCGGCGCGCTGCCGACGCGCAACTTCCAGCAGCCCACCTTCGCCGCGGCCGACGCGTTGAGCGGCGAGAGCCTGACCGAAACCAGCTTCAGCCGGCGCAACGGGTGCGCGTCCTGCACCATTCGCTGCGAGCGGCTCTTCAAGGCGTCGTCGGGCGGCGAACAGCGCATGGAGTACGAGACCCTGTTCGCCCTGGGGCCGCTGTGCGGCCTTGAGGACCGCGATGCGGTGCTGGAGGCCGCCCGCCTGTGCGACGAATACGGTCTCGACAGCATCAGCACCGGCGGCACCCTCGCCTGGGCCATGGAGTGCGCGGAGCGCGGACTCCTGCCGGAGGCCGGCAACCTGCGCTTCGGCGCGGCGCAGGCGGTGCTGGATGCGATACCTGCCATGGCGGAGCGCCGGGGGGTGGGCGCCCTTTTGGCGGACGGCTCCCGGCGCGCGGCGCTGGTCCTGGGCCACGGTTCGCTGGACTGGGCCATGCAGGTGAAGGGGTTGGAATTGCCGGGCTACGAGCCCCGGAGCCTCAAGACCATGGCCCTGGGGTTGGCGGTGAGTCCGCGCGGCGCGTGCCACAACCGCTCCGGCGCCTACGAGGCGGACTTCTCCGGCAAGGTGGACCGCCTCGACTCCGCGCCGCCCCGGGGCGCGCTGGTGGCGGCTTCGGAGGACTTCGCCGCGGCGCTGGATTCGCTGATCGTGTGCAAGTTCTTGCGCAACTGCTTCCAGGACTTCTACGCCGAAGCCGCGGACCTGCTGGCGAAGGTCACGGGCTGGGATTACAGCGCGGCCGAGCTGCGTCTGGCGGCGGAGCGCATTCACACGCTCAAGCGCTGCTTCAACGAGCGCGAGGGCTGGCAGCCCGAGGACGACGCGCTGCCGCCACGGGTGCTGACGGAATCCCTGGCGACGGGCGTGGCCCAGGGGACGCGGCTCACCCGCGACGAACTGCGCGCCATGCTCCGGGACTACTACGATGCCCGCGGGTGGGACGAGGACGGCCGCGTGTCCGAGGTCAAGCTCAAGGCGTTGGGACTGGGCAGGTGTGCTACATGA
- a CDS encoding NAD(P)H-dependent oxidoreductase subunit E encodes MAEKHEPPRRRRHPGAGRGRGRNRPRGRQVDPEALEQVRALLGDRPRRRDLLIEFLHAIQDRYHVLSGAHLAALAEEMRLALAEVYEVATFYAHFDVDRDGAAPPAHPTVRVCDGLVCEMMGAQGLLADLPRALGNGARVLPAPCMGGCDRAPVARVGRRCVDRATVDSVTALVRGGETDPVPPACKDCDAYIAEGGYTLLKECLDGTRSREDVVEQVTASGLRGLGGAGFPTGRKWQIVRGYPGPRLMTVNADEGEPGTFKDRYFMESDPHRFLEGVLIAAWAVEAETAYLYLRDEYAEVREILSRELPRLREAGLVPHVELVPRRGAGAYICGEESAMIESIEGKRGLPRHRPPYVAETGLFGRPTLVQNVETLYWVRDILEQGPEWFTAQGRNGGAGLHAYSVSGRVARPGVKIAPSGITARELIDEHCGGMAPGHRFKGYLPGGASGGLLPASMADIPLKFGSLDDEGCFVGSHGVVVLSDQDDIKAVVRNLMRFFKHESCGQCTPCRVGTEKAVALMERPSWDEPLLAALGAAMADASICGLGQAAPNSVRCAYRYFREELP; translated from the coding sequence ATGGCCGAGAAGCACGAGCCGCCGCGGCGGCGCAGGCACCCGGGGGCGGGACGGGGCCGCGGGCGGAACCGCCCGAGAGGGCGCCAGGTCGACCCGGAGGCGCTGGAGCAGGTGCGCGCGCTGCTGGGGGACCGGCCGCGTCGGCGGGACCTGCTGATCGAGTTCCTGCACGCGATTCAGGACCGCTACCATGTCCTGTCCGGCGCCCACTTGGCGGCGTTGGCGGAGGAGATGCGTCTGGCTTTGGCCGAGGTCTACGAGGTGGCGACCTTCTATGCGCACTTCGACGTGGACAGGGACGGTGCCGCGCCGCCGGCGCATCCGACCGTGCGCGTGTGCGACGGGCTGGTGTGCGAGATGATGGGCGCGCAAGGCCTCCTGGCCGACTTGCCGCGGGCGCTGGGCAACGGCGCGCGCGTGCTGCCGGCACCGTGCATGGGTGGCTGTGACCGCGCGCCCGTGGCCAGGGTGGGGCGGCGCTGCGTGGACCGCGCGACGGTGGATTCGGTGACGGCCCTGGTCCGGGGTGGAGAGACCGACCCGGTGCCACCGGCCTGCAAGGACTGCGACGCGTACATCGCGGAGGGCGGCTACACGCTCTTGAAGGAGTGCCTCGACGGCACACGGAGCCGTGAGGACGTGGTGGAGCAGGTGACGGCTTCGGGCCTTCGGGGCCTTGGCGGCGCCGGCTTCCCCACCGGGCGCAAGTGGCAGATCGTGCGCGGTTATCCCGGGCCGCGGCTCATGACGGTCAACGCGGACGAGGGCGAGCCCGGCACCTTCAAGGACCGCTATTTCATGGAGAGCGATCCGCACCGGTTCCTGGAAGGCGTGTTGATCGCCGCCTGGGCGGTGGAAGCGGAAACGGCCTACCTCTACCTGAGGGACGAGTACGCCGAGGTCAGGGAAATCCTGTCCCGGGAACTACCGCGGCTGCGGGAAGCAGGGTTGGTTCCGCACGTGGAGTTGGTTCCGCGACGGGGCGCCGGCGCCTACATCTGCGGCGAAGAGTCGGCCATGATCGAGAGCATCGAGGGCAAGCGCGGCCTGCCGCGGCACCGGCCGCCCTACGTGGCCGAAACGGGGCTCTTCGGCCGGCCCACGCTGGTGCAGAACGTCGAGACCCTGTACTGGGTCCGGGACATCCTCGAACAGGGGCCCGAGTGGTTCACGGCCCAGGGCCGCAACGGCGGCGCGGGCCTCCACGCCTATTCGGTGTCGGGCCGGGTGGCGCGACCCGGCGTCAAGATCGCTCCCTCCGGCATCACCGCGCGCGAGCTGATCGACGAGCACTGCGGCGGCATGGCGCCCGGTCACCGTTTCAAGGGATACCTTCCCGGCGGCGCCTCGGGCGGCCTGCTGCCGGCCTCCATGGCGGACATCCCGCTCAAGTTCGGCTCCCTGGACGACGAGGGTTGCTTCGTCGGCTCCCACGGCGTGGTGGTGTTGAGCGACCAGGACGACATCAAGGCGGTCGTGCGCAACCTCATGCGCTTTTTCAAGCACGAGAGCTGCGGCCAGTGCACACCGTGCCGCGTGGGCACGGAGAAGGCGGTGGCGCTCATGGAGCGGCCGTCGTGGGACGAGCCCTTGCTGGCGGCCTTGGGCGCGGCCATGGCGGACGCCTCCATCTGCGGCTTGGGGCAGGCGGCGCCCAACTCGGTGCGTTGCGCCTACCGCTACTTCCGGGAGGAGTTGCCGTGA
- the fdhF gene encoding formate dehydrogenase subunit alpha, which translates to MSEPVRFTLDGREVEAAPGETLWQAAERQGTVLPHLCYDPQPGYRPDGNCRACMVEVEGERVLAASCIRRPAPGMTVHTDSERARSARRMVMELLVADQPSRETAHDAGSRLWQWAERMEVTDSRFPARAAPVPDGSHPAMRVALDACIHCNLCVRACREVQVNDVIGMAHRGAGAKIVFDFDDPMGDSTCVACGECVQACPTGALMPASLVDADGVDKREALAEVPSVCPYCGVGCQIGYQVKDNAIAAVRGRPGPSNRGRLCVKGRFGFDYVTHPHRLTVPLIRREDAPKDASADIDPADPYTHFREASWEEALDAAAVGLRQVRDRDGGDALAAYGSAKGSNEEAYLVQKLVRTGFGTNNVDHCTRLCHASSVAALMEGIGSAAVTAPFTACEDSDVLIVIGANPTENHPVAATYFKQAARRGAELIVMDPRGQALRRHATRMLQFKPGADVALLNALLNVIIGEGLYDRDYVAAHTEGFEELKRHVAEFTPEAMAEICGIDAGTLRAVARLYAGARAAIIFWGMGISQHIHGTDNARCLIALALVTGQVGRPGTGLHPLRGQNNVQGASDAGLVPMFYPDYRSVEQEAVRRRFEEVWKTALDPQRGLTVMEIVDAVHAGWIKGMYIMGENPAMSDPDVRHAREALAGLEHLVVQEIFLTETAFHADVVLPASAWPEKDGTVTNSNRQVQMGRAALAPPDGVRQDWWIIQEIARRMGLDWNYDGPADVFAEMKLVMPSLDHITWERVERESSVTYPCPAPDRPGIDVVFGDGFPTASGRGKLVPVDIIPPDEQPDESFPMVLSTGRQLEHWHTGAITRRASVLDELEPEAVANLSPAELRRLGVAAGDMVRVSTRRGVIDIKARADSAVPDGCVFIPFCFAEAAVNLLTNPALDPYGKIPEYKFCAARVERL; encoded by the coding sequence GTGAGCGAGCCCGTGCGTTTCACCCTCGACGGCCGCGAGGTGGAGGCCGCTCCCGGCGAGACCCTCTGGCAGGCGGCCGAGCGCCAAGGCACGGTGTTGCCGCACCTGTGCTACGACCCGCAGCCCGGCTACCGGCCCGACGGCAACTGCCGCGCGTGCATGGTGGAGGTGGAGGGCGAACGCGTGCTGGCGGCCTCGTGCATCCGCCGCCCGGCTCCGGGCATGACGGTGCATACGGACAGCGAACGCGCCCGAAGCGCGCGCCGTATGGTCATGGAGCTGTTGGTGGCGGACCAGCCCTCCAGGGAGACCGCCCACGACGCCGGCTCCCGCCTGTGGCAGTGGGCCGAGCGGATGGAGGTGACGGACAGCCGCTTCCCCGCGCGTGCGGCGCCGGTTCCGGACGGCAGCCATCCGGCCATGCGCGTGGCCCTCGACGCCTGCATCCACTGCAACCTGTGCGTGCGCGCCTGCCGCGAGGTGCAGGTGAACGACGTCATCGGCATGGCCCACCGCGGCGCCGGCGCCAAGATCGTCTTCGACTTCGACGACCCCATGGGCGACAGCACCTGCGTGGCCTGCGGCGAATGCGTGCAGGCCTGTCCCACCGGCGCGCTCATGCCCGCGTCGCTGGTGGACGCGGACGGCGTGGACAAGCGCGAGGCGCTCGCCGAGGTGCCGAGCGTGTGCCCCTACTGCGGCGTGGGCTGCCAGATCGGCTATCAGGTCAAGGACAACGCCATCGCCGCGGTGCGCGGACGCCCGGGCCCGTCCAACCGCGGCCGGCTGTGCGTCAAGGGGCGTTTCGGCTTCGATTACGTCACGCACCCGCACCGGCTCACGGTGCCGTTGATCCGCCGCGAGGATGCGCCCAAGGATGCGTCGGCGGATATCGATCCGGCCGACCCATACACCCATTTCCGCGAGGCCTCCTGGGAGGAAGCGCTGGATGCCGCGGCCGTAGGGCTGCGACAGGTCCGCGACCGGGACGGCGGCGACGCCCTGGCCGCCTACGGCTCGGCCAAGGGCTCCAACGAGGAGGCCTACCTGGTGCAGAAGCTCGTGCGCACGGGCTTCGGCACGAACAACGTGGACCACTGCACCCGGCTGTGCCATGCGTCGTCGGTGGCGGCGCTCATGGAAGGCATCGGCTCCGCCGCGGTGACCGCGCCCTTCACCGCTTGCGAGGACTCGGACGTGCTGATCGTGATCGGCGCCAACCCCACCGAGAACCACCCGGTGGCGGCCACCTACTTCAAGCAGGCCGCCAGGCGCGGCGCCGAGTTGATTGTCATGGACCCCCGGGGCCAGGCGCTGCGGCGCCACGCCACCCGGATGCTCCAGTTCAAGCCCGGCGCGGACGTGGCCCTGCTCAACGCGCTCCTCAACGTCATCATCGGGGAAGGGCTCTACGACCGGGACTACGTGGCCGCCCACACGGAAGGCTTCGAGGAACTGAAGCGGCACGTGGCGGAGTTCACGCCCGAGGCCATGGCCGAGATCTGCGGCATCGACGCCGGCACACTGCGCGCGGTGGCGCGGCTCTACGCCGGCGCCCGTGCCGCCATCATCTTCTGGGGCATGGGCATCTCGCAGCACATCCACGGCACGGACAACGCCCGCTGCCTCATCGCCTTGGCCCTGGTCACCGGTCAGGTGGGGCGACCCGGCACCGGGCTCCACCCGCTGCGCGGCCAGAACAACGTCCAAGGGGCCTCCGACGCCGGCCTCGTCCCCATGTTCTATCCGGATTACCGCTCGGTGGAACAGGAGGCCGTACGACGCCGTTTCGAGGAAGTCTGGAAGACGGCGCTGGACCCGCAACGGGGTCTTACGGTGATGGAGATCGTGGATGCCGTGCACGCGGGGTGGATCAAGGGCATGTACATCATGGGCGAGAACCCGGCCATGTCGGACCCCGATGTGCGGCACGCGCGCGAGGCCCTGGCCGGGCTTGAGCACCTGGTGGTGCAGGAGATCTTTCTGACCGAGACGGCGTTTCACGCCGACGTGGTGTTGCCGGCCTCGGCCTGGCCCGAGAAGGACGGCACCGTCACCAACAGCAACCGGCAGGTGCAGATGGGGCGGGCCGCCCTGGCACCCCCGGACGGCGTGCGGCAGGACTGGTGGATCATCCAGGAGATCGCGCGGCGCATGGGCCTCGACTGGAACTACGACGGACCGGCGGACGTCTTCGCGGAGATGAAGCTGGTGATGCCGTCCCTCGACCACATCACCTGGGAGCGGGTGGAGCGGGAAAGCTCAGTGACCTACCCATGCCCTGCGCCGGACCGGCCCGGCATCGACGTCGTGTTCGGCGACGGCTTCCCCACCGCCAGCGGGCGGGGCAAACTGGTGCCCGTGGACATCATCCCGCCCGACGAGCAGCCCGACGAGTCGTTCCCCATGGTCCTGAGCACCGGCCGGCAACTGGAGCACTGGCACACCGGCGCCATCACGAGGCGCGCGAGCGTGCTGGACGAACTGGAGCCCGAGGCGGTGGCCAACCTCTCGCCGGCGGAGTTGCGCCGTCTCGGCGTGGCCGCCGGGGACATGGTGCGCGTCTCCACCCGCCGCGGCGTCATCGACATCAAGGCGCGCGCCGACAGCGCCGTCCCCGACGGCTGCGTGTTCATCCCGTTCTGCTTTGCCGAGGCGGCGGTGAACCTGCTGACCAACCCGGCGCTGGACCCTTACGGGAAAATTCCGGAGTATAAATTCTGTGCCGCGCGCGTGGAGCGCCTGTAG
- a CDS encoding S1C family serine protease: MSQRVILVVLVLFLAVPAAVLGQEFTAETLDAVVKVRAQVPAEARTARTLGPLREGSGVLIDSNGLVLTIGYLILEASQVQVTDSAGRTVAAEVVGYDHATGFGLLRALSAVGGARPLSLGLSESVDKGAEVLILSHAENGPSGQGAYVVSRREFAGYWEYLLDKAIFTAPHHANFGGAALIDRSGRLLGIGSLQVPEAIPGQPVPGNMFVPIDLLKPILSDLTVKGFTATRRRPWLGAQMEAVGGHVMVRRVSKGGPAARSGLEAGQLIAGVAGAPVQGLADLYRKVWALGVPGVSVPLNVLKGVRVEEVSVVSGDRYDYLRLNPSH; this comes from the coding sequence ATGAGCCAGCGGGTTATCCTTGTCGTTCTCGTCCTGTTCCTGGCGGTTCCCGCCGCGGTCCTGGGACAGGAGTTCACGGCCGAAACGCTCGACGCCGTCGTGAAGGTGCGCGCGCAGGTGCCGGCGGAGGCGCGCACGGCCCGCACCCTCGGGCCGTTGCGCGAGGGCAGCGGCGTGCTCATCGACTCCAACGGCCTCGTGCTCACCATCGGCTACCTGATCCTGGAGGCTTCCCAGGTACAGGTCACCGACTCCGCCGGAAGGACCGTGGCGGCGGAGGTGGTGGGTTACGATCATGCCACGGGCTTCGGCCTGCTCCGCGCCTTGTCCGCGGTGGGAGGCGCGCGGCCCTTGTCGCTGGGCTTGTCGGAGAGCGTGGACAAGGGCGCGGAGGTGCTGATCCTGAGCCATGCGGAGAACGGTCCGTCAGGGCAGGGCGCCTACGTGGTCTCGCGCCGGGAGTTCGCCGGCTACTGGGAATACCTGCTGGACAAGGCGATCTTCACCGCGCCGCACCACGCCAACTTCGGCGGCGCCGCGTTGATCGATCGGAGCGGCCGATTGCTCGGCATCGGCTCGCTGCAGGTGCCGGAGGCGATCCCGGGCCAGCCCGTGCCGGGCAACATGTTCGTACCCATCGACCTGCTGAAACCGATCCTTTCGGACCTGACGGTGAAGGGTTTCACCGCCACCCGACGGCGGCCGTGGCTCGGCGCGCAAATGGAAGCGGTGGGTGGACACGTGATGGTCCGTCGTGTATCGAAGGGAGGGCCGGCGGCGCGATCGGGCCTTGAGGCCGGGCAGCTCATCGCGGGCGTGGCCGGCGCGCCGGTGCAGGGCCTTGCGGACCTCTACCGCAAGGTCTGGGCCTTGGGCGTCCCCGGAGTCAGCGTCCCGCTCAACGTTCTCAAAGGGGTCCGGGTCGAAGAAGTGAGCGTCGTGTCCGGCGACCGCTACGACTATTTGCGATTGAATCCGAGCCATTGA
- a CDS encoding LemA family protein gives MNALKILLIALAVVVGMALLAGGCVLSGYNRAITLDEGVKNQWAQVENQLQRRFELIPNLLETVKGVAKQEEKIFLGVANARKAYFQAGSVNQKAQAAAGFERALSRLLVLREQYPQLKSNQSFLKLQDQLEGTENRLAVERKRFNDSVTAVNTFIRKLPGRFYADLAGIEKAEYFQVEEAAQETPKVTF, from the coding sequence TTGAACGCGTTGAAAATTCTGTTGATCGCACTAGCGGTCGTGGTGGGCATGGCATTGCTGGCGGGCGGCTGCGTCCTCAGCGGCTACAACCGCGCCATCACCCTCGACGAGGGGGTCAAGAACCAGTGGGCGCAGGTGGAGAACCAGCTCCAACGGCGCTTCGAGCTGATCCCCAATCTGTTGGAAACGGTCAAGGGAGTGGCCAAGCAGGAGGAGAAGATCTTCCTGGGGGTCGCCAATGCCCGCAAGGCGTATTTCCAGGCCGGCTCGGTCAACCAGAAGGCTCAGGCCGCCGCCGGGTTCGAGCGCGCGCTGTCCCGGTTGCTGGTCCTGCGGGAGCAATACCCGCAGCTCAAGTCCAACCAGTCTTTCCTGAAGCTCCAGGACCAGCTCGAGGGAACCGAGAACCGGCTGGCCGTGGAGCGGAAGCGGTTCAACGACAGCGTCACCGCGGTCAACACCTTCATCCGCAAGTTGCCGGGGCGCTTCTACGCGGACTTGGCGGGGATCGAGAAGGCGGAATACTTCCAGGTGGAGGAAGCCGCCCAGGAGACGCCGAAGGTCACGTTCTGA
- a CDS encoding isocitrate lyase/phosphoenolpyruvate mutase family protein, which yields MTATDRRRQYRKLLQHGECYYPASVFDPVSFRLAEAAGFEIAMLAGSTASATVLAAPDIVVLTLTEFAEQARRITRAGRLPLMVDADHGYGNALSVMRTVAELEAAGVSALTIEDTRLPRAFGQERDEFISLEEFAGKVRAAVSARTDPELVVLGRTGVLPTQGVDALAERVKACAAAGADGVFFTGVRLREQVAAIHAMTSLSVVLGTTPPELHDREFLAANGVRIALQGHMPFQVAVRALQDAYAHLRAGHPPAGLKDKAASAELMGLVLDQDRYDAWTDEFL from the coding sequence GTGACCGCCACCGACCGCCGCCGGCAGTACCGCAAGCTGCTCCAGCACGGTGAGTGCTACTACCCCGCTTCCGTTTTCGATCCGGTATCCTTCCGGCTCGCCGAGGCCGCCGGCTTCGAGATCGCCATGCTGGCGGGCTCGACGGCCTCGGCCACGGTGCTGGCGGCGCCGGACATCGTCGTCCTCACCCTGACGGAGTTCGCGGAACAGGCGCGGCGCATCACACGCGCGGGCCGGTTGCCGTTGATGGTGGACGCGGACCACGGCTACGGCAACGCCCTGAGCGTGATGCGCACGGTGGCGGAGCTCGAAGCCGCGGGCGTGTCGGCGTTGACCATCGAGGACACGCGGCTCCCCCGGGCCTTCGGACAGGAGCGCGACGAGTTCATTTCGCTGGAAGAGTTCGCCGGCAAGGTGCGCGCGGCGGTGTCGGCGCGCACGGACCCGGAACTGGTGGTGCTGGGGCGCACCGGCGTGCTCCCGACCCAAGGCGTGGATGCCCTGGCCGAACGCGTCAAGGCGTGCGCGGCGGCTGGCGCCGACGGCGTGTTCTTCACCGGCGTGCGGTTGCGCGAGCAGGTGGCGGCCATCCATGCCATGACGTCCCTGTCGGTGGTGCTGGGCACCACCCCGCCGGAGTTGCACGACCGGGAATTCCTGGCCGCCAACGGCGTGCGTATCGCTCTCCAGGGCCACATGCCGTTCCAGGTGGCGGTGCGCGCGCTTCAGGATGCCTACGCGCACCTGCGCGCCGGACACCCGCCCGCCGGACTCAAGGACAAGGCCGCGTCCGCCGAGTTGATGGGGCTCGTCCTGGACCAGGACCGGTACGACGCCTGGACGGACGAGTTCTTGTAG
- a CDS encoding MFS transporter, whose product MRGTYAVFYVALLHAFGWSRGVTATALSISVLVEGFSMPLAGSLVDRWGSRKTLVLGGILLAVGLGFSATVTSLWQLYIWVGVVTALGLGLMGMVPHVAIIARQFTRRRGLAMGLAWAGGGLGIAVLLPVAQFFVDIWGWRVAYVAMGVFAFVLVVLPSGVLMPRDRITPRKAEAEPAARGGEWTVWEALTSTMFWLLFVSRVFASMGNQIITNHQVAHAVDIGYDAFFAASILGLMGVFSIFGRVLFGFLTDVLSHQMTYTLVQLVSSAGILALVAAGDTTQPILLYAYAACYGLGQGSRALVLSAISADVFLGRDFGAIYGYFTLSIGVGGAVGIWLGGFLHDIFGNYTIPFMIAFGNFVISIVMVWGIRFLKGTREQAFR is encoded by the coding sequence ATTCGCGGCACCTACGCGGTGTTCTATGTCGCTCTGCTCCATGCCTTCGGCTGGTCCCGGGGCGTCACCGCCACGGCGCTGTCCATCTCGGTGCTGGTGGAAGGGTTCTCCATGCCGCTGGCGGGCTCTCTCGTGGACCGCTGGGGCTCGCGCAAGACCCTCGTGCTGGGTGGGATTCTGCTCGCCGTGGGCCTCGGCTTCAGCGCCACGGTGACATCGCTGTGGCAACTCTACATATGGGTCGGGGTGGTCACGGCGCTGGGACTCGGGCTCATGGGCATGGTCCCCCACGTGGCCATCATCGCGCGCCAGTTCACCCGGCGCCGGGGCCTGGCCATGGGGTTGGCGTGGGCCGGGGGCGGCCTCGGCATCGCCGTGCTGCTGCCGGTGGCGCAATTCTTCGTGGACATCTGGGGTTGGCGTGTGGCCTACGTGGCCATGGGCGTGTTCGCGTTTGTCCTGGTGGTGCTGCCCTCGGGCGTGTTGATGCCGCGCGACCGGATCACACCGCGGAAGGCCGAGGCGGAGCCCGCGGCGAGGGGTGGGGAGTGGACGGTCTGGGAGGCCTTGACCAGCACCATGTTCTGGCTGCTCTTCGTGTCGCGCGTGTTCGCCAGCATGGGCAATCAGATCATCACCAACCACCAGGTGGCGCACGCCGTGGACATCGGCTACGACGCGTTTTTCGCCGCCTCCATCCTCGGCCTCATGGGGGTATTCAGCATCTTCGGCCGGGTGCTCTTCGGGTTCCTGACCGACGTGCTGAGTCACCAGATGACCTACACGCTGGTACAGTTGGTGTCGTCGGCGGGGATACTGGCGCTGGTGGCGGCCGGCGACACCACCCAACCCATTTTGCTCTACGCTTACGCCGCCTGTTACGGACTTGGCCAGGGCTCCCGTGCGCTGGTGCTCTCGGCCATCTCCGCGGACGTCTTCCTCGGTCGTGACTTCGGCGCCATATACGGTTACTTCACCCTGAGCATCGGCGTCGGCGGCGCGGTGGGGATATGGCTCGGCGGCTTCCTGCACGATATCTTCGGCAACTACACGATCCCGTTCATGATCGCCTTCGGCAACTTCGTGATCTCCATCGTCATGGTATGGGGCATCCGTTTCCTGAAGGGGACGCGGGAGCAGGCATTCAGGTGA